The Aspergillus luchuensis IFO 4308 DNA, chromosome 4, nearly complete sequence DNA window GCTTGGACGGGTCCAGGAACGTCTTCAGGCACGACCGGGCCAAGCGTGGCTTCAGTGTATGCGACGAATTGGAATATTTCTTGGCGATAAGGCCCAGAAGCGATGCTGCAAGGTCGCGCAGGGCAAATTGTTCCGTCAATTCAGCACTGCCACCGAGTTGTCGGCCGATCAGGCAGGTCAGAATCGGTGGAACAAGTGAGGCAATCTATCCGGAGTCAGTAAAAATGTAATCGGTGTTGTTCATGTGACAATCATGACTCACATAAGGGTCCACGTAGAGAGACTTGTTCTGTACCAGAGCCTCGGCCATGTGCATCACCTGCGTCAGGACGAAGACATCCTTCAGCCCATGCGTCACCTTCTCCGAAATGAACTGCACGAAATATGGCACCAGCTGGTGTAATCCAGGGTCTTCTCGAAGACTAGCATAACCCGACGTCCTGTACTCCTCACTGGACTCGTCCAGGAAGGCGTTGCAGACCTTCTCGAAGTATAGCTGTAGTTCCTTGGAAAGCACATGCTTCACCAGGGGCTTGACAGAGacatttcctcctccactcatGGCCGCCAATGTAGAGCTTGCGTTGGGTCCCTTGGACATCAGTTCCATGTTTCTCGAGTCGGCCGCCGTAGGATTCTGGGGGATGGACGGTTGTACACCTTCAACCGCCAACCAATGGGCTTAATGGAGTCAGCATGCCAATATGTCATTGTAGATATTTTTACATCGCAGCAGGGCCAAAGAATACCTGTGAAAGAGATCTCCCGAGGAACTCTGGGCAACGGCGCATTTATCAACTTCTCAAAGTccacttcctcgtcctccacATAGAACAGCGGCTGACCAGGCCCCAGTGATGCTTCTCCAAACCGCAAGGGCCTTGTAGATTCGTATCCGTAAAGTGGCTCCACGTCCAGTACGCGCAGGGCCTGCGCGACATCTTGTGTTGTGAGTAGCGTGCGTCGACTGTGGCGCATGAATTTGAGGGCTTCTTCCAGGACCTGCGCGACGCGGTACTCGACGTCGCGGGCAAGGTTCTCGGTGACATCATTACTGAGGTTCACAACACCGACCGACTCGGCGACATCGCGAATATTATCGGGGTTCCAAACGGACATGGTGGGTGCGGTGTTGAAGTGAAGGTGGAAGAACGGAGGCTGGAGGTTGAAGGGTGGGTAGGAGAGTGTAACGTCGTCGGCTCGTCAACGAGGGGTCCGGTTATTTCGTGCAATGTGAGGTGAGTAGGTGATCATCAAAATAATTATCCGGGAAGAGCCAAAATCATTCTGGAAGGCCCAGAGCAACAATGTTGAAATGAATGGCAGCAGATAAATGCGACGCGGGAACGGAGAGAGCTTCGGAGGCAGAAGGCGGAGAAAACCTGCCGCTGGGCACTCCACACGTGCATCTTCAACCATCTCCGTGTAGGACACAGTGACTTGCAAATGAAACTAAGGATCTGCTACAAATTTACCGAATATCTATCAGATGAATACGATGATACTAATAAGTACATTCATATTTTCCACACCCCGAATCAAGCATAAGATAGGCAGAAAGGTCAGAAAGAATCGTTTATGCTACTAGTTTTCTAGATATCCAGTGCCCTATCCTACCACAAGATGCAGTGCAAGGTCGTGAAACGGACATGATGCAAGGCCTAGATATGTGCAGTACAGCAAAGAATGGCTCTCTAGGCATTGAGTAGTAGGACTTCTCCTtctagaagaaagaaaaaataccAATGGTGATATTCTAATGCCCAATATTCGCTCGGCTGTCGGCATTTTTTACAcccttcacctccccaatACATGGACTTCCTTTGTGTTTCTCGCCACTTCATAGCCCCCCCTTCACTTGTAATTCTCTCAATTGCATGGTATAGGCTGGTATAAGTCTTTTTGGCAATATCCGCGAGGCAAATATACATCTCAAACACAAGAATTCAGATACCGCtgttattatttactatgtCCCATAGCTGACGTTACGAAGCCTACTTGAACATAAGGATATCTCATCCACTTCCAACATCACTTCAGCATAACTTCCAAATCATGAGTAAGCTGTGCTTCGCTCAACTGTGGCATTGAAACGTGTCTACTTATATCTCCACTGTCTATGTCTCGCAGGGTGATTGTAATGGCTTCGGACGACAAAGGCTATTGCATTAGTGAGCATACAGAGTATAGTGTTTACTTCTTCAGCAGTATCAATCCATATTATTTTATGTTATTTTGGAAATGACTTAATAGTGCTGTCCATTCAAGATAACGCCTTTATAGAATTCGTACCAAGTGGTCTATTCCGGTAAGATTTCTGAAGCAACAGAAGCAAAGGCGACCAGCTAGAAGCTAAAAGCATGATCAAAGGTACCGATAATACTATCGAACAAATAATAGCAGGCGGGTCGGAGTTGCTCAACTATCATAATCGGGTCAGCTATGACTTGATGCGCAAGTGAGTAGGTAGCCCATGCACTGAATTCGTACTAGATATTGAACATGGAAATAGCAGTTACTGCACATGTTGGTCCTGCTTTGGCCTTGACAAGTATCTCCTTGGTACCACAGTACTATATCAGCCCAAATGTTGGTCGTTATCTAACATTTCTAAAAGAGATATCAGACCCGAAGTGTACTACAGCCATGGTACCAAAGTGCCGTTCTAGAATGCAGTAGAAGAGCGCATTCCCATACATTCCAACGTACGCCGTCATGCATACCTCGGCTGAGTATCCTGTATGATATCTAGGGTTGTACAGCATGGCTCCCACGAGAATAATCCAGATGCCTGGAAACCTCCTGGGTCACAAAAGTAAGGGCTACTTTGATGTGGGTAATCTTCAGCATGAACCAATAGAGCTTCATCTGCAAGCTCTTAAGCTTCAGAAGCTCTCACAAGATGCCAAAGCGGCAGGTTCTTGTGCAAGAAGTAAGGAACATAAGCCATAAGTTGTAGCATTGAGGAATCATTACTCCCCCACGTATCCGTTGGGCTCATAGCAAGGAGTACCCTGCGTCGATAGGAATCACGACGTCTGTGACATAGGAAGAACCCTCGCGTGCAAGCCACGATACAAGTTCCTGCGACCTCATCCGCTCGTCCGCAGCGCCCCAATAGGAGGTACTTCTTTGCAAATCTTCATCCGCAGCTATCTACGTCAGAGCATCGATAAGCATTCCAGTCTTGGTGATGCTCGGGGCCACAGTATGTACCCTGATAAGATTGCAACCGTTCTCTTTCGCTACGGTAGTGGCCAGAGCGGTGACCTCTGTTTGCTTACCAATGGCTTCATTTATTTCGGCAATAGTGTTGTTCACGCCGGAGAAACAGTTCTGGCAGCGTTTAGATCTGCATTCGTGGAACGGACGGCGATGCGGTTACACCAGCTTTAAGTCGGACAACTGATAGTACTTTTGTGAGATTTGTgaaggttggtggtgttatCGTTGGATCTTGGAATTTTTCCGGACTACTAATATCGCAAAGATATTCTTACTTGCTGTTTTCGGTTGCTGGATGACCTCATATCATTACTTTGAAAGGAAGCAGTAGTATCTGTGATGATTGGCCACGAATGGGCCAATAGAGGCCACTAACGATCATTTCGCACCCTACCAAAGCACTTTCCATCATAACTCAAAATACGCATTGGGAAGGAGTACAGTTTGCCTTCATTGCGACAAGGCATATATAGAACATTCCTGTTCAAAATCAGCAAATCTGGCAATGCCCTGCAGATTCTTGCGAAGAATCACAGGCAAAATTCGACTAGTTTTGATCAGCTGCTGTCGAACACAGCATATGGAAA harbors:
- a CDS encoding TATA-binding protein-associated factor TAF6 (BUSCO:EOG09260THV;~COG:K;~EggNog:ENOG410PI43;~InterPro:IPR004823,IPR037796,IPR016024,IPR009072, IPR011442;~PFAM:PF07571,PF02969;~antiSMASH:Cluster_4.10;~go_component: GO:0000124 - SAGA complex [Evidence IEA];~go_component: GO:0005669 - transcription factor TFIID complex [Evidence IEA];~go_component: GO:0046695 - SLIK (SAGA-like) complex [Evidence IEA];~go_function: GO:0016251 - RNA polymerase II general transcription initiation factor activity [Evidence IEA];~go_function: GO:0046982 - protein heterodimerization activity [Evidence IEA];~go_process: GO:0006352 - DNA-templated transcription, initiation [Evidence IEA];~go_process: GO:0006367 - transcription initiation from RNA polymerase II promoter [Evidence IEA]), which gives rise to MSVWNPDNIRDVAESVGVVNLSNDVTENLARDVEYRVAQVLEEALKFMRHSRRTLLTTQDVAQALRVLDVEPLYGYESTRPLRFGEASLGPGQPLFYVEDEEVDFEKLINAPLPRVPREISFTAHWLAVEGVQPSIPQNPTAADSRNMELMSKGPNASSTLAAMSGGGNVSVKPLVKHVLSKELQLYFEKVCNAFLDESSEEYRTSGYASLREDPGLHQLVPYFVQFISEKVTHGLKDVFVLTQVMHMAEALVQNKSLYVDPYIASLVPPILTCLIGRQLGGSAELTEQFALRDLAASLLGLIAKKYSNSSHTLKPRLARSCLKTFLDPSKPFGAHYGAVIGLHAVGGAEAVRVLIMPNLPTYGNLLKDGMAEESPRRPEAERVLSVLLGVLNTLREGRMALANGHGAMVTDGLRDRLSQKVGEFLAAKISDAGEVDLAHAIVESSS